The Desulfobaccales bacterium genome segment ACCTTCTCACCGGGTATTTCGCCGGCCGCCACCCCGATTTCTCCTCCCTGCCCCTGGACCTGGCCGGCACCCCTTTTCAACACCAGGTCTGGCAGGAGCTGCAAAAAATCCCCCCGGGACAGACCCTGAGCTACGGCGAGCTGGCCCGACGTCTGGGCAAACCCACAGCCGCCCGGGCCGTGGGCCAGGCCCTGAAGGCCAACCCCCTCCCCCTCATCATCCCCTGCCACCGGGTCATCGCCGCTGACGGCTCTATCGGCGGCTTCAGCGCCGGCCTCACCCGCAAACGCTGGCTCCTGGCCCACGAAGGGCAGTGATGTTTGGGGGGAGGGCCAGGGACCATGGGTCCCTGCCCTCCCCCCAAACCCCCCTCCCAACCCACCATGAGTACGCCGGGAAGGCGAGGCCTTTGGCCTCGACTTCCCGGCGATAAGAGGCACATATGGGATTGGGGGAGGGGGCGTGGGGGAGGGGGTAAGGGGCCACTGCCCCTTAGCCCCCTCCTCCACCCATCTCACGGCTTGCAGGTGCGGCAGGGGCTGAAGCCCTGGAGGTAGGCGTCTTTTTTAGAGTCTATCTTCAGGCGGTTGGCGGGGGCGATCTCCCGGGCCAGGTGGCAGTGTGGCCGGTGGAAGCGCAGGGTTTTTCTGTTGGCCAGGTAGAAGTCCTCGTCCTGCTTCAGGGCCTCCCGCCAGATGCCCCGGCCGGCCTCCAGGGCCTCCCGCTGGGCGGCCAAAAGCTCCCCCTGGCGGGCGGTGTTGGGGGGCTGGCTGTACACCCGGGCCAGTCCCTGGGCCACCAGCTCCCGGTTAACGAAGGTGCCGTCTTCCAGGAATACGTAAGCCAAGAGGCGTTGGAAGCGGTCGTAGCGGAGCTGGTCATATTCCAGGCGCACGCGTTGGCCCCGGGTGAGCTCGGTGAGGACTTTTTTGGCCTTGTGGGCCAGGAATTCCGCCGGCTGGCCCTCCTTTTCCAGCTCCGGGGCGTCAATGCCCACCAGGCGCACCCGGCGGCCGTCGGTGAGGGTGAGGGTGTCGCCGTCCTGCACCTGGGCCACCACCCCGGTGGCCGGCGCCTGGGTGGGGCCGGCGCCGCAGGCCGCGGCCCCTGCCAACACCAGCCCCGCAAGGAGCAGCCTACAAAGCCACCGCCAGCTCATGGCCTCTGTCCTTCAGCGCCTGGGCGAAGTAGGGGATGGTCTCTTTGAGGCCATGGGCCAGGGGGATGGTGGGTTGCCACCCCAGGAGCTCCCGGGCCCGGGTGATGTCGGGGCGGCGCATCACCGGGTCGTCCGCCGGCAGGGCTTGGAAACTGAGACGGGAAGGGCTCTTGGTCATCTCCAGCACCTGCTGAGCCAGCTCCAGGATGGTGAACTCCTCGGGGTTGCCCAGGTTCACCGGCTGGTGCAGATTGGGGGTGTTCATCAGGGCCACCAGGCCCCGGACGAGATCCGAGACGTAGCAAAACGACCGGGTCTGGCGGCCGTCGCCGTAGATGGTGATCTCCCGGCCGGTCAAGGCCTGGACGATGAAGTTGCTCACCACCCGGCCGTCGTTGATGGCCATGCGCGGGCCGTAGGTGTTGAAGATGCGGGCGATGCGGATGTCCACCCCGTTTTGCCGGTGGTAGTCCATCATCAGGGTCTCCGCCACCCGTTTCCCTTCGTCGTAACAGCTCCGGGGGCCCAGGCAGTTGACGTTGCCCCAGTAGTCCTCCCGCTGGGGGTGTTCCTTGGGGTCGCCGTAGACCTCGGAGGTGGAGGCCAAAAGAATCCGGGCCTTCACCCGTTTGGCCAGCCCCAGCATGTTGAGGGTGCCCATGACGTTGGTCTTGATGGTCTTGACCGGGTTGTATTGATAATGCACCGGAGAGGCGGGGCAGGCC includes the following:
- a CDS encoding UDP-glucuronic acid decarboxylase family protein — translated: MAVILVTGGAGFIGSHLVEFLLGQGHEVLSLDNYFTGSKDNLRHLLDHPRLELIRHDVVNPIMLEVEQIYHLACPASPVHYQYNPVKTIKTNVMGTLNMLGLAKRVKARILLASTSEVYGDPKEHPQREDYWGNVNCLGPRSCYDEGKRVAETLMMDYHRQNGVDIRIARIFNTYGPRMAINDGRVVSNFIVQALTGREITIYGDGRQTRSFCYVSDLVRGLVALMNTPNLHQPVNLGNPEEFTILELAQQVLEMTKSPSRLSFQALPADDPVMRRPDITRARELLGWQPTIPLAHGLKETIPYFAQALKDRGHELAVAL
- a CDS encoding methylated-DNA--[protein]-cysteine S-methyltransferase — translated: MTRGRLYCPTFRVRLSTPLGPAVLSATYLGLSSLEFTDAPPMELPQEAPPGAPPWLSQALDLLTGYFAGRHPDFSSLPLDLAGTPFQHQVWQELQKIPPGQTLSYGELARRLGKPTAARAVGQALKANPLPLIIPCHRVIAADGSIGGFSAGLTRKRWLLAHEGQ
- a CDS encoding thermonuclease family protein, translated to MSWRWLCRLLLAGLVLAGAAACGAGPTQAPATGVVAQVQDGDTLTLTDGRRVRLVGIDAPELEKEGQPAEFLAHKAKKVLTELTRGQRVRLEYDQLRYDRFQRLLAYVFLEDGTFVNRELVAQGLARVYSQPPNTARQGELLAAQREALEAGRGIWREALKQDEDFYLANRKTLRFHRPHCHLAREIAPANRLKIDSKKDAYLQGFSPCRTCKP